The proteins below are encoded in one region of Methylophilales bacterium:
- the ispE gene encoding 4-(cytidine 5'-diphospho)-2-C-methyl-D-erythritol kinase has product MNKKDYKQEGYEEFKAPAKINLFLKIIGKRDDGFHKLQSVFQLIDLYDYIYIRIRSDTQINFINESIEIDNQDDLGLKAARLILNDKNIGVDIYIKKNIPLGAGLGGGSSDAATILMGINKLANINLSKKELMTLGLGLGADVPFFIFGENAWVEGVGEKLSKFNIPNFIYYLCYPNFSISTESIFKSFKLTKVPITLKMSTCFSEKIDQECNDLESTITKKYIKMKKLLSWMNNFGFAKISGTGSSVFVKIADVKETQFVDEKKPIDFKSFIVKGLSKHPFYDVLS; this is encoded by the coding sequence TTGAATAAAAAAGACTATAAGCAAGAAGGTTATGAGGAGTTTAAAGCGCCTGCAAAAATTAATTTATTTTTAAAAATAATAGGTAAAAGAGATGATGGCTTCCATAAGCTACAAAGTGTTTTTCAACTTATAGATTTATATGACTATATTTATATAAGGATCAGAAGTGACACTCAAATAAATTTTATCAATGAATCGATTGAGATCGATAATCAAGATGACCTTGGGCTTAAAGCGGCAAGATTAATTCTTAATGATAAAAATATTGGTGTCGATATTTATATCAAAAAAAATATCCCACTTGGAGCAGGTTTGGGTGGGGGAAGTTCCGATGCAGCAACTATACTCATGGGAATCAATAAATTAGCCAATATAAATCTATCAAAAAAAGAATTAATGACGCTTGGCCTAGGGCTAGGTGCCGATGTTCCATTCTTTATATTTGGGGAAAACGCATGGGTAGAAGGAGTTGGCGAGAAACTAAGTAAATTTAACATTCCTAATTTCATTTATTATTTGTGTTACCCCAACTTTTCTATCTCTACAGAGTCAATATTTAAATCATTTAAATTGACAAAAGTCCCAATTACATTGAAAATGTCGACCTGTTTTAGTGAAAAAATTGACCAAGAATGTAATGACTTGGAATCTACGATAACTAAAAAATATATAAAGATGAAAAAATTATTGAGTTGGATGAATAATTTTGGATTTGCTAAAATCTCAGGAACAGGCTCAAGTGTTTTTGTAAAAATAGCAGATGTAAAAGAAACTCAATTTGTTGATGAGAAAAAACCAATAGATTTTAAAAGTTTTATTGTAAAAGGACTATCTAAACATCCTTTTTATGATGTTTTAAGTTAA